One window of Ralstonia pickettii DTP0602 genomic DNA carries:
- a CDS encoding acetyl-CoA carboxylase (K02160: accB, bccP; acetyl-CoA carboxylase biotin carboxyl carrier protein): MDLRKLKTLIDLVAESGISELEVTEGDGKVRIVKQPPQVIAAPMAMPQMQALPAAPAAAPVGAAPAAEPAVQLPAGHVVTSPMVGTFYRAPSPGAAPFVNVGDTVKEGQTVCIIEAMKLLNEIECDKAGVIKEILVENGQAVEYGQPLFVIG, encoded by the coding sequence ATGGACCTGCGCAAGCTGAAGACGCTTATCGACCTGGTGGCCGAATCCGGCATCTCCGAGCTGGAAGTCACCGAAGGCGACGGCAAGGTACGCATCGTCAAGCAACCGCCGCAAGTCATCGCCGCGCCGATGGCCATGCCGCAGATGCAGGCGCTGCCGGCCGCCCCGGCCGCAGCCCCGGTCGGCGCTGCGCCGGCTGCCGAGCCGGCTGTCCAGCTGCCCGCCGGCCATGTGGTGACCTCGCCGATGGTGGGCACGTTCTACCGTGCGCCCTCCCCCGGCGCCGCGCCCTTCGTCAACGTCGGCGACACCGTCAAGGAAGGCCAGACCGTCTGCATCATCGAAGCCATGAAGCTGCTCAACGAAATCGAGTGCGACAAGGCCGGTGTCATCAAGGAAATCCTGGTCGAAAACGGCCAGGCAGTGGAATACGGCCAGCCGCTGTTCGTCATCGGCTGA
- a CDS encoding acetyl-CoA carboxylase biotin carboxylase subunit (an AccC homodimer forms the biotin carboxylase subunit of the acetyl CoA carboxylase, an enzyme that catalyzes the formation of malonyl-CoA, which in turn controls the rate of fatty acid metabolism~K01961: accC; acetyl-CoA carboxylase, biotin carboxylase subunit [EC:6.4.1.2 6.3.4.14]), giving the protein MFEKILIANRGEIALRIQRACRELGIKTVVVYSEADKEAKYVRLADEAVCIGPAPSPLSYLNMPAIISAAEVTDAQAIHPGYGFLSENSDFAERVEKSGFVFIGPTADSIRLMGDKVSAKQSMIKAGVPCVPGSDGALPDDPKEILATARRVGYPVIIKAAGGGGGRGMRVVHTEAALINAVNMTREEAGRAFGNPEVYMEKFLENPRHVEIQILADQHRQAIWLGERDCSMQRRHQKVIEEAPAPHIPRRLIERIGDRCAEACKKMGYRGAGTFEFLYENNEFYFIEMNTRVQVEHPVTEMITGIDIVQEQIRIAFGEKLRFRQKDVQFRGHAIECRVNAEDPFKFTPSPGRITAWHMPGGPGVRVDSHAYDGYFVPPNYDSMIGKIITYGATREQAIARMRIALSEMVVDGIQTNVPLHRELMMDANFVEGGTSIHYLEHRLAERAKA; this is encoded by the coding sequence ATGTTTGAAAAAATTCTGATCGCGAACCGCGGCGAAATCGCTCTACGCATCCAGCGCGCCTGCCGCGAACTGGGCATCAAGACGGTCGTGGTGTACTCCGAGGCCGACAAGGAGGCCAAGTACGTGCGCCTGGCCGACGAAGCCGTCTGTATCGGCCCGGCCCCGTCGCCGCTGTCTTACCTCAATATGCCCGCCATCATCTCGGCCGCCGAGGTGACCGACGCGCAGGCCATCCACCCCGGCTACGGCTTCCTGTCGGAGAACTCCGACTTCGCCGAGCGCGTGGAGAAATCCGGCTTCGTCTTTATCGGCCCCACCGCCGACAGCATCCGCCTGATGGGCGACAAGGTCTCGGCCAAGCAGTCCATGATCAAGGCCGGCGTGCCGTGCGTGCCCGGCTCGGACGGCGCCCTGCCCGACGATCCCAAGGAAATCCTGGCGACCGCACGCCGCGTGGGCTACCCGGTGATCATCAAGGCCGCCGGCGGCGGCGGTGGCCGCGGCATGCGCGTGGTGCACACGGAAGCCGCGCTGATCAACGCCGTCAACATGACGCGCGAAGAGGCCGGTCGCGCCTTCGGCAATCCCGAGGTCTACATGGAGAAGTTCCTCGAGAACCCGCGCCATGTGGAAATCCAGATCCTTGCCGACCAGCACCGCCAGGCAATCTGGCTGGGCGAGCGCGACTGCTCGATGCAGCGCCGCCACCAGAAGGTGATCGAGGAAGCGCCCGCGCCGCACATCCCGCGCCGCCTGATCGAGCGCATCGGCGACCGCTGCGCCGAGGCCTGCAAGAAGATGGGCTACCGCGGCGCCGGCACCTTCGAGTTCCTGTACGAGAACAACGAGTTCTACTTCATCGAGATGAACACGCGCGTGCAGGTCGAGCACCCGGTCACCGAGATGATCACCGGCATCGATATCGTGCAGGAGCAGATCCGCATCGCCTTTGGCGAGAAGCTGCGTTTCCGCCAGAAGGACGTGCAGTTCCGCGGCCACGCGATCGAATGCCGCGTGAACGCCGAGGACCCGTTCAAGTTCACGCCGTCGCCGGGCCGCATCACCGCCTGGCACATGCCCGGCGGCCCGGGTGTGCGGGTCGACTCGCACGCGTATGATGGCTACTTCGTGCCGCCCAACTACGATTCGATGATCGGCAAGATCATCACTTACGGCGCCACGCGCGAGCAGGCTATCGCCCGCATGCGCATCGCGCTGTCCGAAATGGTGGTGGACGGCATCCAGACCAACGTGCCGCTGCACCGCGAGCTGATGATGGACGCCAACTTCGTCGAAGGCGGCACCAGCATCCACTATCTCGAGCATCGCCTGGCGGAGCGCGCGAAGGCCTGA
- a CDS encoding 3-dehydroquinate dehydratase (K03786: aroQ, qutE; 3-dehydroquinate dehydratase II [EC:4.2.1.10]) produces MTATRSLRRSARYRKVLVLHGPNLNLLGTREPETYGHTTLADIEAALAERATKAGISLASFQSNHEGALVDRIHAARAEGVDFIVINPAAYTHTSVALRDALAGVAIPFVEVHLSNVHRRESFRHHSYFSDVAVGVICGLGWQGYLLALDYALAQEQPPPGSSGS; encoded by the coding sequence GTGACTGCAACCCGCTCCCTCCGTCGCTCAGCCCGCTACCGCAAGGTGCTGGTCCTCCATGGGCCGAACCTCAACCTGCTGGGCACACGCGAGCCGGAGACCTACGGGCACACGACGCTTGCCGATATCGAGGCGGCCCTGGCCGAACGTGCCACAAAGGCCGGTATTTCGCTGGCATCGTTCCAGTCCAACCATGAAGGGGCGCTGGTCGACCGCATCCACGCCGCACGCGCGGAAGGCGTCGACTTCATCGTTATCAACCCCGCGGCCTATACGCATACCAGCGTGGCGCTGCGCGATGCGCTGGCCGGCGTGGCGATCCCCTTCGTCGAGGTGCACCTGTCGAACGTGCACCGCCGCGAGAGCTTCCGCCACCACTCCTACTTCTCCGACGTAGCGGTCGGGGTGATCTGCGGACTGGGCTGGCAGGGTTACCTGCTGGCGCTGGACTATGCGCTGGCCCAGGAGCAGCCGCCGCCAGGGAGTTCGGGGAGCTGA
- a CDS encoding ribosomal protein L11 methyltransferase (K02687: prmA; ribosomal protein L11 methyltransferase [EC:2.1.1.-]) encodes MAFQECVIEVAQDQAEAWSDALFDLGALSVSVEDADADTPDEQPLFGEPGLEPKQLAWNRSRVVALFGDDADPAVVVAAASNQLGIDPVPAFELRAVEDQDWVRLTQSQFEPIRIGERIWVVPSWHDAPEPDAVVLELDPGLAFGTGSHPTTRLCMQWLEQNLKPGETVLDYGCGSGILAIVARKLGAGDTIGIDIDPNAVEASRYNAERNQVQASFALPESVSDASYDLVVANILSNPLKLMAAMLSARVRPGGRLVLSGVLERQADEVAAAYAPWLPLTVWRSEEGWVCLHGTRP; translated from the coding sequence GTGGCATTTCAGGAATGTGTGATCGAAGTGGCGCAGGACCAGGCCGAGGCCTGGTCTGACGCCCTGTTCGACCTCGGCGCGCTGTCGGTCTCGGTGGAAGACGCCGATGCCGACACGCCCGACGAGCAGCCGCTCTTTGGCGAGCCCGGGCTGGAACCGAAGCAACTCGCGTGGAACCGCTCGCGCGTGGTGGCGCTGTTTGGCGACGATGCCGATCCGGCCGTCGTGGTGGCGGCTGCCTCCAACCAGCTCGGCATCGACCCGGTGCCGGCGTTCGAACTGCGCGCGGTCGAGGACCAGGACTGGGTGCGGCTGACGCAATCACAGTTCGAGCCGATCCGCATCGGCGAGCGCATCTGGGTGGTGCCGTCGTGGCACGACGCGCCCGAGCCCGACGCCGTGGTGCTGGAGCTGGACCCCGGCCTGGCCTTCGGCACCGGCAGCCACCCCACCACGCGGCTGTGCATGCAATGGCTTGAGCAGAACCTGAAGCCGGGCGAGACCGTGCTCGACTATGGCTGCGGCTCCGGCATCCTGGCGATCGTCGCGCGCAAGCTGGGCGCGGGCGACACCATCGGCATCGATATCGATCCCAACGCCGTGGAAGCGTCGCGCTACAACGCCGAGCGCAACCAGGTGCAAGCATCGTTCGCACTGCCCGAGTCGGTGTCCGACGCAAGCTACGACCTGGTGGTCGCCAATATCCTGTCCAACCCGCTCAAGCTGATGGCGGCCATGCTCAGCGCCCGCGTGCGCCCCGGCGGCCGGCTGGTGCTCTCCGGCGTGCTCGAGCGCCAGGCGGATGAAGTTGCCGCGGCCTACGCGCCCTGGCTGCCGCTGACGGTGTGGCGCAGCGAGGAAGGCTGGGTCTGCCTGCATGGCACCCGCCCCTGA